Sequence from the Paenibacillus riograndensis SBR5 genome:
CTGCGGCAATGGGTGAAGCTTCACGGACGACCAAGGTGCTAGGCAAGCTGCAGCCTTTGTATGACGAGCGGGAGGAAGCGCTGGATCAAATGCTGAAGTCGCGGAAACAGGCGGCAGAGAGCGGAAAAGCACTGCAGGCGCTGATCATGAATCCGCCAGGTGACACTATCGTATTCACTGCGATAGGCAGCATTACCGCTGCTGCGGATATCCCGGCCATGTATGGCGACTATGTAGGAAAATATCATGCCGATATGCAGCGCAGGGCTGAGGGCAGAACTGCGTGGTACGAGAGTCTTTTAAAGTCTTATTTACAAGAATCCGCTGAATTGCTTGAGCAGGTTTCAGGCAGTCAGGCCGCTTATCAGGAAGAGCAGCAACGCTATATGGAAGAGGCAGCGGCTGCGCTGGAACGGGTCAAATCTCTGAATGTTCAAATGAAAAGCCTGCTGGAGCAGTCCCGGAACAGCGGGCCGGAAGATGCACAGGACCCGGCGCGGAGCTGGGATATTCCAGGCGGTACAGCTGAGCTGAGCGCAGATCCGATCCATAAGCTGCGCGAGCAGGAGGATTCGCTTATCCTCGCGGCAAGTGACATTAGTACGCTGGAGAATAGCTTATCGGAACAGCAGGCAGCTTCGCAGGCCGTAGTACAGCAGGTCGCACTCTTGCCCGGAAGCCTGAGTCCGGCAACGGGGTTGAATGCCGACGTCTCCGCCATGATGGCCAGTGTCCTGGGTGCATCGCAGACAATTGACAGCTATATGCGCAATTATGGAAATGACGGCGTGCTCATTGCTGCTGACAGAACACGTATAGAGACGCACCGCACTTTCGACAGCCAGCGCAAGCAGACGGAGCAGGAGGCCAAGGGCAAGCTGGGCGATGCCATGAAGCTGCTGGACCAAATCCGCGGGCTTGGCGCTGGCGCCGGGGAGGCTATGGAACGTTATCAGACGCTGCGTAATTATTACAATGGCAATATAGCGTTTAACAAGGGTTTGGACCAGGAGCCAGAGACGGGTGCGGCAGATCAGAACCTCTATTCTGCCGGAAGCTCCTCCATGGTCAAAGTGGACGGACTCTATGCTGCAATGGGCAATGTGCTAGAGGGAGCCAGAGACAGGCTTTTTCAGACTGAATACTCGGCGCTGTATTTTCCTCCCTTTGATATCTCGCAGCTGTCCGGGTTAGCTTCAGGCTCCATAAATGACGCAGCAGAGAAGCTGGCTGATCAGCTTGATCCTACGGCTCAGGAATTGGAGTATGTTTTGTATGGCTTCTACAATCCAGCCGGGAATATAGCGGCAGCTTATGGGGAGATTTTTGCAGTGCGCCTGGCTATACGTACCATGGAGGGTTTTACAGAGCGCGCAAACCTGGGCAATCCGCTGCTGGTATTGGCTTCGGCACTTCTATACGGAGTCGAGCAGGCCGTGCAGGATATGCTGCTGTTATGCAAAAATGGTGAAATTCCGCTCTCTAAATACATATCCGCCAAGCTGAGTTACCGGGATTACCTGCGCTTGTTTCTGGTGCTGCATGGAGGCGGGGACGTCCAATTATCGCGGATGCTGGCTTTAATCCGGCTGAATACCGGAAGTAATCCGGATGAGATTTTCACATACGCAGCAGCAGATATCAAAATGGCTATGCCCTTATGGTTTTTGCCGGGAGTAGTGAAGCTGCTGGATTACGGCGGCGGTCTTTCGGGTGATGTGCAGGGCAAATTATACTACCGGACTGTACAGGCGGATTTTTCTTATTAGCTGGGAGGTGGAACAAGGTGAAGCAAAGATTCCGGAAGCGGAGAAGAGCGGCGTGTGAAGGCAGCATGGTTGTGGAAGCTGCTATGGTCCTCCCTATGTTTTTGCTTTTTGTCCTGTTCCTGATCTTCATCGTGCAAATGTCCTTATACTCGACGGCTCTGCAGAGTACAGCTTCGGATACGGTGAAGGTCATCTCGGCCCATATGTATCCTGCTGCACTGGCTGTGCAGAAACGGGAAGCTGGTAAAGAAGGAAACGCTGCCGGAGGCTCAGACGGAGGGACAGAAGCTTCTGGAGCTTCTGGAGCTGCCGGATCTTCGGATAAATGGAGCATCCCCCGGCTCTCGCTTGAGGAGTGGAGTGACAGCTATGTGGCAGACCTTCCGGAACCGGTCGCTGGTTGGGTCCGTTCAGCCGTGAAGCGGGGAGAAGACCCCTTGCAGAAATTGCAGGCAGAGGCATCTGAAGGAGCGCTGGATCTGGCGCTCAAGCCTGTAATGAAGCCCTATCTTTCAACAGACTGGCTGGAATATGACCGCATTCATGTTTCGAATGTGATTGTCCCGGACCTTAAGACAGGGTCGCGGCCATACTTTGGACTTGTGGTGAGCTATGAACTGCCGATGAAGGTGCCTTTTCTGAATCAGCGAATCGTGCTGGAGGCCAGTGCGGTGGAGCGTCTATGGATCGGAAATACGGATGCTGAGGATGGAGAGGACAGTTCAGGGGGCGGGGAAGAGCAGAACTCCATTGTTATTCTGGAGAAGCCAAGCCCCGGAGTGGCCAATCATCAGGGCAGGATTCGGGTCAAGATTCCGCCCAATGCTTCAGCCAGCTTGTCCATCTTCTATAAAAGCGGCCAGAGCACCGCCAAATACCTGGGGTGGAAGCAGGCGGATGAGAATGGATATCTCGATTGGGAATGGAAAATCGGGGTGAATACTACGCCGGGCACATGGCGTTTTGTTATCCAGCTGCAGGATGGCACCTCGCTGGAGGCAGCTTTTACAGTGGTGAAAAAAATTCAGGCGGAAGAAGGGGAAAAGTAATGGCGGTATGGGCATTTTGGAGCTGTCTGCCATTCTTGGCAGCGGCGTTCCTTACAGATATCCGCTTCATGAGGATACCGAACTGGATCACGCTCCCGCTGCTGATGGCCGGGCTGATTGTACAGGGGATGATGAACGGCCGCCAAGGATTTCTGGTGTCCATATGCGGTGCAGGCACAGGCTTTCTCCTCCTGCTGATCATGCATCTTCTGGGTGCGGTTGGCGCAGGAGATGTGAAGCTTTTTACGGGAATCGGTGCTTGGACGGGGATACTGTTCACCTTGCAGGTTACTGTCTATTCTGTATTGTTCGGGGCAGTGATCGGATGGATCATTGTTCTTTCCAGACGGGAAACGGGAAGGCGCATCCGGGGAATTATCAGCAGGAGTGCCGGATTTTTAATGCTCCGGGAACCCCGGCTATTGAAGAGGCGAAGCGATGATCTGTTGAAATTCCCTTTTATGCTGGCGGTTGTTCCAGGGTTCATCTGTGCCTATTTGTACTTATAGTGGAGAGGTGAGGCGTATTGTTTGGATTAAGCCGTGATTTTGTACAGCGGGACGGCATCTCGATGCTGCTCAGCAGGCCCGGGGGACTGAAGCCGGATGAGCTCAATATGGTGCAGGCCCGTATGCTGATGAATATCGGGATTCCCCATCATCTTCGGCTGCAGCTCAAAGAGATCAATTTGCAGGTAACCCTTGATTATGCGCTTTCCCGCCGGAAAATGCTCAGCCATCTTCTGAAGGGGGACAAGCTGGGCATGCCCGATTTCTTCGGACTGCTGCTGCAGATTGCGGTAGGGATGGAGGAGGGACGGTTATATATGCTGAGTGCCGAGCAGTATGTGCTGCATGAGGATTATATTTTTATCGATGGACCCCTGCGCAGCGGCAAGGTGTATCTTACTTATCTTCCTTTGCAGGCTGAATTTTCGGTGAATGCCGGAGAAGGGCTGAAGTCACTGATTATGGCCCTTATGGCGTCTGTAAAAGAATTGTCCGGTGATGGAGTGCAAAGACTGCTGCAATATTGCGGGGAAGAGGAGTTCACTCCGGCCGGATTGAAGGAACTGCTAGCCGAACTGCTGACGGACGGTGAGGGGGCAAACAGGTTCACAGATACTGCACGGGCTGTGCCAAGCTCTATTTGGCCGGATACAAATGGGCCAGCAGAGAGAGGCATTCGGGAAATGACTGGCACAGCGCCAAACATTGCATCTGCTGTTCCTGAACAGAACCGGACGGGGGAGGGATTCGGGAATGCAGGATCAGAGATTCAAAAGTCTGCTCCATGGATGAGTGGTTATCCGCGACTCAAGCTAAAAGAGCCGCCGCCACTGCAGCAGCCGGATGATGGGGATATGGAGAGCAATACGGCTCCCGCCTCCTCTGCCTACAGAACTTATACGGTGCTGGGCGGGGTTTTGGCTGATGCGGTATTGTGGAAGTTTCTTTATCTGAACAATCCTAAGCCGCTTTGGATGGCCGTTTGCGCAGTGGCGACGCTGGCATTGGGTGTATTTTGCTGGCTGGTCTGGAGCGGAAGACTGATTTTAGGTGGTGAGAGACAGGAAGAAGGGACTGAAGACGGTATGGAGGTTATGCGCCGGAGAAATCACAAGGAGCTGGAATGGGATTTTGGCCGGCCTCCCGCAGTGTCCTCTGTATCGGCTGCTGTTCCCGGCATTAAAGTGTCTTCACAGCAATTAGAGATTCCTGCCTATGCTAATGCTCAAGCTGCGCTTACGAAGGGGGCGCTGCAGGAAAGAAGCCAACTCAAAATTCAATCGCCAATGCCAGTAGAAGCTACAGCTCTGCTGCAGCAGGATCTGCCTTCTGAGAATGAGAGAGTCCAGAGAGGAGGCCCTACAGTACCCTATCTTGAAAGAGTCCATGAGAATGAGGGCGGGCTTCCGGAAAAAATCGAACTGAACCGCCCCAGCTTTCTTATTGGCCGATCTCCAGACGTAGCGCAATATGTGGAGAAGTCCGAAGGAGTTTCGAGAGTGCATGCGGAGATCCTCAAAAGCGGGGGAGGATATATCCTGAAGGATCTGGACTCCAGAAACGGCACGTTGTTTCAAGGGAAGGCGATGATCCCTTACAAGGAATATCCGCTGACCGAAGGGGCCGTGTTCACGATAGTAAAAGGCTGCTACACTTTCCGGTCAGCTTGAGAGGCTATTCTCCTTTCAGATGCTCCAGCGCCGGCTGCAAGGTTGGATAAGTAAAAGTAAATCCGTGTTCCAAGGCCTTGGAAGGGAGCACCCGCTGGCCTTTCAGGAGGATTTCCGACAGCTCGCCTACGGCTGTCTTGAGCAGAAAGGCAGGAATGGGGAACCAGTGTGGGCGATGATAGACCCTGCCGATCATTTTGCCGAACGCCTCATTGGTCACGGGGTGCGGAGCAGTGGCGTTAACAGGGCCTTCAATGCCGGGAGTTTGAACGCAGAAATCGATTAGCCGGACGATATCGGTGAGACTGATCCAGGACAGCCACTGCTTCCCGCTGCCGATTTTACCGCCAAAGCCAAGCATGTAGGGCAGCTTCATCTTGGGAAAAGCACCGCTCTCGTTGCCCAGCACCACGCCAGTGCGCAGCTTGACTACCCGCACACCCTTGTAGGCTTCGTCTGCAGCCCCTTCCCAGGCTTCCACAACCCCGGACGGGAAGTCCATCACTTGGGCTGGAGAGGTTTCGTCATAAGTATCCTCCAATGAAGTGCCATAGATAGCAATTGCGGAGGATTGAATCACCACGGGAGGCTTGTTTTGCAGCGCGTTCAGCAGCCTGGCTGCCGCTGAAACGGTTTCAAGCCGGGACTGCATAATGGACTTCTTGCCGCTTGGACTCCAGCGCTGGCTTAATGAGGAACCGGCAAGGTTGACCAGGGCATCCGCGCCATAGGCAAGCTCCGGATGTGAAGCCAGACTGTCCCAAGTAAGGAAGCTTAGGGCCGGATGGGCAGCGGTCCGGGCTTCAGGCTGTTTGCGGCCGACAACAATGATTTGATGTCCACCCTGCAGCCAGTATTCGGTAAGCTCACGTCCGATGAAGCCGCTGCCTCCACAGATTAGGTATTTCATAAGGATCGCTCCTCCGGTTATTTAATCAGGTGCTGATAAAGAGAGTAGTCGATACCGTTTTTCTCCAGAAAGCTGATCAGAAAACGGTTGTCGCGCCGTGGTGTAGCCACGATATATCCTCTGATGCAGTGCTCGCGGGTAACCTCCGGCGCATGGCTTTCTACAGCGATCTTGCCAATCTCGGCAGCAATGGAATGCTTGGCGATATCACGGAAAGGGCTTGGCACAGGCTGAACGAGCTGATCCAGAAAAGCCTTCATCTCATCGCTCCACAGTGGACGGCTGCGTTCGACCCAATAATTCTGCCAGTCCAGCTTGGATTTGCCATCGGCTTTGGGCAGCACTTTTAGGAATTTGCGGAACATGAAATAGCCGCCGATGCACATGCAGCCCAGCAGCACAAAAGTCCAAAATGCGATGGAGTTCATAAACCAGTTGCTCGGTGTTGCGGACAGCAAGCCTAAGCTTGATTTTGAAAACATGAATACACCGCCTTTGACAATGATGATTGTCACAAACTTAATGCTCATCTAAAGTATAGCGCATTTCCAAAGTTTTGCGAAGCGGAAGCAGGCGCTAAGAGCTTGCCTAGATTTATTTTCCCGATCACGGTAGAATAAGGGTTAATTCGTGAAGGAAAGAGGGAAAAAGGTATGCTTAAAATAGGTTCACATGTGTCCTGTGCGGACAAGGGTCTCCTGAGTGCGGCCAATGAAGCAAATGAGTACGGATCGACCTCGTTTATGATATATACGGGTGCGCCGCAGAATACGCGCCGCAAGCCTATTGAATCGATGTATCCCGCCGAAGGCAAGCAGGCGATGAAGGATAATGGTGTGGAGGAAATTGTCGTCCATGCTCCTTACATCATCAACTTGGGTTCTTACAAGGACAGCACGTATCAACTGGCTGTTGACTTCCTCCAGGAGGAAATCCGCCGTACGCATGCGCTTGAGGTGAAGCATATCGTACTGCACCCGGGAGCATACACTGACAAAGATGCTGAATATGGAGTGCAGCGGATTGCAGACGGTCTGAACGAGGTGCTTGGCGGTACGAACGAGACGGAAGTGCACATTGCTTTGGAGACGATGGCCGGTAAAGGAACGGAAGTTGGCCGCAGCTTCGAGGAAATTGCCTCCATTATCGACAAAGTCGTTCATAACGAGCGGCTGTCCATTTGTCTCGATACCTGCCACATCCATGATGCCGGTTATGATATTGTCGGCGATCTGGATGGTGTGCTGCAGCAGTTTGACCAGATCATTGGTCTGAGCCGGCTGGGCGTAATCCATATCAATGACAGCAAAAATCCGCGCGGGGCGGGCAAGGACCGCCATACGCCGATTGGCTCGGGCTACATTGGCTTTGAGACTATCAACAAGGTAGTCCATCACGAAGCCCTTGCAGGTCTGCCGTTCATTCTGGAGACGCCTTGGATCGGAAAAGATGCGAAGAAGCTGCGCCCGATGTATGAGGTGGAAATTGCCCTGCTGCGCGGCACCGTGGCTGAGCGGTTCGGGGCGGAGTTTCTGAATGAGGTGGAAGAGCTGCATGCTTTTTTTGCCAAGCAGGAGTTTGATCCCCGCCAGTACGTGCTGAATGTATGGGAACTGCTAAAGAACGATGCCAAGGCCAAAAAAGCTGATCCGCGTGAACCGCTGGAACGTCTATATGATACGGTTGCTGCCGCACAGCTGTTTCCTCAGCTCAGTGAAGAAGCGGTCAATCAAAGGCTGATCGCTTGGCTGGCAGGCAAGCAGCTGCTCGTGAACGCTTAAAGCCAAATTATAGATTGCGCATGCAGATGAGAGGATGGAACGAGAATTATGGAATTGCATGTAAAAAGAGAGCATTCGTTAAGCGGACAATACCCGAACCGGGCGCGGATGCTGATCTCCTGTCCGGACGGACCGGGGATTGTGGCTGCTGTATCGCAATTTCTATACCAGCATGGCGCGAACATTGTCCAGTCGGATCAATACACCATGGACCCGGATGGCGGAATGTTTTTTATGAGAGTGGAGTTTGACCTGCCCAAGCTGGCCGAGCGGATTGACGAAGTGCGTTCAGTCTTTAGCGGGGTTGCGGAACGGTTCAAGATGAACTGGCAAATATTCAATGTAAGCCAAAAGAAACGGCTGGCTATCTTTGTCTCCAAAGAAGATCATTGTCTGGTTGAACTGCTCTGGCAGTGGCAGGCCGGGGATCTGGATGCCGATATCGCTCTGGTTGTCAGCAACCATACAGATATGCAGGCCTATGTGGAGTCCTTTGGCATCCCGTTCTACCATATTCCGGTAACGGCGGATACCAAAGCAGAAGCGGAGCAGCACCAGCTTAAGGTCATCGGAGATGACATTGACGTTATTATTCTGGCGCGCTACATGCAGATTATCTCGCCCTCGTTCATAGAGCATTACCGCCATCGGATCATCAACATCCATCATTCATTCCTTCCGGCGTTCGTAGGCGGCAAGCCCTATGCCCAGGCCTATCAGCGCGGGGTGAAGATTATCGGTGCAACGGCCCACTATGTCACTGAAGAGCTGGACGGCGGTCCGATTATCGAGCAGGATGTGCAGCGGGTAAGTCACAGTGATGATGTAAATGAGCTGAAACGCATCGGACGCACGATCGAGCGGGTTGTATTGGCCCGGGCAGTCAAATGGCATATCGAAGACAGAATTCTTGTCCATCACAACAAAACAGTGGTTTTTAATTAATTGAATCATCTCCGGTGAACCTGCGCAGCCTTTTCTCTGCATGGACAGTGTGTGCCGTTCACCGGAATCCTTCTTCTGCCGGGAGCCTGCTCCCGCGGTTATCCTCAAGCTCCGTACCTCACAATGATAATCTAATACTTTTCTCAACTACTATTAGGTAAAAAAGCATTTTACCAGCATTTTGGCGCTCTCTGCCAAGGTGTGTTTTGTCGTGCTCATAAATGCATTTATAAGGGGGTAAAGGCTTGGCTTCTCAGCGGGGACATCTCTTAAGACGCAATTATTTATTTGCTTTTCTCATTCTGGTTATCGGCTTCGGCGGCCTGCTCGGCTACGATCTGTATTTCAAGCCATACGTGCTGTCGCAGACTGTGGTCAAGATCAAAGTGGCCGAGGGTAGCTTTTTGCCCAAAAATTATGAACTTAAACCAAGTGATCTTTACCTGGACTCCGTCCAGACCAAGGATATTCCTTCAGGGGTGATCACAGATGTCAGTCAGGTGGAGCATAAGATTACAAATGTAATATTAACGAACGGTAGTATTCTGACGGCATCGCTGGTGGATGTCAGTGACCTGGAGCCACAGCAGGACGAGGGGATTTTTCCTATTCCCAAGGAAGCCATCTATGCAATTAACGGTTCGCTGCGCAGTAGAGACAAAGTGGATATTTATCTGGTTGAAGGTGATTCAGCAAATCAAACGCGGAGTGGTGGCGGGTATAGCTCTGCAACAGCAGGCAGAACAACCTCTGGCACTGCCGGAACAACAGCGGGGGCAGGAACAGCCCCAGAAACAGCAGCAACTGCAGGAGAAACAAAAACTGTTGGAGCCGCAGGGGCAGCAAAAACCGTAGGAGCTGCGAATACTGCAACCCCGCAGCCTTCCGCGCCTGCACGCAAAGTATTCCTAACTGGAGTCACAGTTAATTATGTAAGAACGGAAGACAACAACGATGTTCAGGACTCGGAGAACGGCAACACGAACAACCGCTTTACTTCAACCGGCAAGGTGGCAGCACCTGAGCTTAAGCTGAAAAAAAGCGACGGCGAGCTGCTGGGACAATATTTGGAGCAGGGGAAGAAGCTGTGGATTGTACGTGTAGAGTAAAAGTGAAAGGAGGCCAATGTAATGAAAATATTCAGTTTTGGGATGGATCAGCTGACGGTTAATGAGATCAAGCTTGCCGGGTTCACGGTAGTTACGCAAAATGTCCTGCCTGAACCTTCCCAGACTCAGGGGCAGATGTTGATGGTTACCAGTGAACAGGTCCCGGTGACAGCTTTGAGCGAGCTGCGGCAGGGCTATCCGAACTCCTCCATATTATATGTTTACCGGCAAAAGGGGGTAAGGAGCTATCAGGCTATCCATATGTTCTGCGAAAGTCTGGGGATTTTCTTCATCCCGCCGCGTTCTACTTCTTCAGCGATTGTGGAGAAGCTGCGTTACATTCTGGAGGAGGAACGTGAGGAGCGGGGCAATCTTGTCGGTTTTTTCGGCTCCGGCCCGGGTATTGGCTGTACCAGTGTAGCCAAGCTGTTCGCCCGGCGGATTGCCGCTGCGGGACAACGTGTGATTCTGCTCGGCCTTGATCTGTACGATCCCGGATTCGACCGCAAAACTGCGATCAGCCTCGACAGGCTGCGGCCCCGGATGACCGGCAAAATGCTGCAGCCCGCAGACTTTGAAGGTTTGGTAAAGCAGGAGGGTTACGCTTATCTTCCTGGGAATTTTGACTTCTTAAGCGTTCAGGACTACCAGGAAGAGGAAATTGAATATCTGCTCGCCCAGGCTGCTGAGAATGCCGATGTGGTGGTTGCTGATTTCGGATCGGTTCCCGAGAGTGCAGCATGGTATGTGGGGATGCAGAAATCCGCCTTGCGTTTGATTGTCACACACCCGAGACACGAATACCGGCTTCAGCCGCTGATGGAGCTTGCCGGGCATATGGATCTGTATCCGCAGGATTTCCAGTGGATCATCAACCGCAGCAATGTGGAGGAAATGACCTCGCCCAAGAATCTGGCGCTCCGCTTTGGCAGTGAGATTTTACTTGAACTGCCCTATTATCAACCGTTTCAGGATAGTCTTCCGCTGGGCAAAAGAGAGCTTCAGCATGTAGATGACAAGGTACATGCGCTGCTGGTATCCCTGGGCCTGGCACCGGAAGCCCGAAAGAAGGGGATTTTTCAATGATTGAATACCGGCAAGAGGTTTTACGCGCGAAATGGAATCAAGCCCAGATTCAACGTGAAGAACAAGGGATGGGGCAGATCCATAAGGCGATATGGCTGCCGAATCCTCAGGACAACCGCAGGCTGTTCTCCCTGAAACAAAGCGTGCTTCGCACCAGCAGGCCAGGCAAAGATGATTTTTACGGCTTCCTGCAAAAAATGAAAAGCGACATGAACGCCGAGCTGGAGCGGGAGGATGACGGGTACTTTGAACTTAATGCGAAGGCGCTGATCGGCGACCCGCAGGCAGTCAGCTTTTTCATGAATGAGATTGAGAAATATCTGCGCAAAACACCGTTTACCGGTAAGGTACCGGAAGCATACGGGACAGCAGCAGAAGCGCTGTTTCACGAATGGAAGGGATTTGGCCCCGCGTACCGCTGGTTTACCGACCGGGCCTACAGCGAATCTACCGGGCTGCAGATGATCGGACGGCAGATTTTTTACAATCACCGGGGCAAGTTTGTGGTGTATCCCTATGAGATGCCCTCACTGGACCGGGTGGAGCAGCTCAAACGCTCTTTGCTGAAAAGCGACCCTGATAAGAAACTCAACAAGGACAATCCTTCTGTAGAGTTCAAAATGGATGATCCGCTCTGGCCCGGCCGCTTCATCCGGCTTGCGATTTGGGTGTCTCCCAGAGTGTGGGAAGGCTTCACCACGATTTCACTGCGGCGGCAGGTGGTCGAGTTTCTGGATCTGGAGGATCAAGCCGGTACGGGATGTATTCCTGCGGAAGCCATTGAGCTGATCCGCGCCCTGTCGGGTACGTTCCGCAACACCATTATTGCCGGAGCGGTCGGATCAGGCAAAACTACCTTTGCCAACACTGTTGTAGGTGAGCAGCTGCTTGGATCTTCTTCGTGTATGGGAGTAGTGATGATTGAAAAGCATCCGGAGTCGATTTTGCCGTACCAGATCAAAGGCCATCGGATTATTCCGATTCAGGCAGCCAACGAGGAATTAATGGAGGTCGGGGTGGAGTCGCTGCGGCATGATCCGAACATTCTCTATATGACTGAAATGCGCTATAACGAATGGGAATTTTATCTGTGGAGCGGCGAAAAAGGCTATGACGGCATTACAGGCACCT
This genomic interval carries:
- a CDS encoding TadE/TadG family type IV pilus assembly protein; amino-acid sequence: MKQRFRKRRRAACEGSMVVEAAMVLPMFLLFVLFLIFIVQMSLYSTALQSTASDTVKVISAHMYPAALAVQKREAGKEGNAAGGSDGGTEASGASGAAGSSDKWSIPRLSLEEWSDSYVADLPEPVAGWVRSAVKRGEDPLQKLQAEASEGALDLALKPVMKPYLSTDWLEYDRIHVSNVIVPDLKTGSRPYFGLVVSYELPMKVPFLNQRIVLEASAVERLWIGNTDAEDGEDSSGGGEEQNSIVILEKPSPGVANHQGRIRVKIPPNASASLSIFYKSGQSTAKYLGWKQADENGYLDWEWKIGVNTTPGTWRFVIQLQDGTSLEAAFTVVKKIQAEEGEK
- a CDS encoding A24 family peptidase gives rise to the protein MAVWAFWSCLPFLAAAFLTDIRFMRIPNWITLPLLMAGLIVQGMMNGRQGFLVSICGAGTGFLLLLIMHLLGAVGAGDVKLFTGIGAWTGILFTLQVTVYSVLFGAVIGWIIVLSRRETGRRIRGIISRSAGFLMLREPRLLKRRSDDLLKFPFMLAVVPGFICAYLYL
- a CDS encoding DUF6382 domain-containing protein, which codes for MFGLSRDFVQRDGISMLLSRPGGLKPDELNMVQARMLMNIGIPHHLRLQLKEINLQVTLDYALSRRKMLSHLLKGDKLGMPDFFGLLLQIAVGMEEGRLYMLSAEQYVLHEDYIFIDGPLRSGKVYLTYLPLQAEFSVNAGEGLKSLIMALMASVKELSGDGVQRLLQYCGEEEFTPAGLKELLAELLTDGEGANRFTDTARAVPSSIWPDTNGPAERGIREMTGTAPNIASAVPEQNRTGEGFGNAGSEIQKSAPWMSGYPRLKLKEPPPLQQPDDGDMESNTAPASSAYRTYTVLGGVLADAVLWKFLYLNNPKPLWMAVCAVATLALGVFCWLVWSGRLILGGERQEEGTEDGMEVMRRRNHKELEWDFGRPPAVSSVSAAVPGIKVSSQQLEIPAYANAQAALTKGALQERSQLKIQSPMPVEATALLQQDLPSENERVQRGGPTVPYLERVHENEGGLPEKIELNRPSFLIGRSPDVAQYVEKSEGVSRVHAEILKSGGGYILKDLDSRNGTLFQGKAMIPYKEYPLTEGAVFTIVKGCYTFRSA
- a CDS encoding TIGR01777 family oxidoreductase encodes the protein MKYLICGGSGFIGRELTEYWLQGGHQIIVVGRKQPEARTAAHPALSFLTWDSLASHPELAYGADALVNLAGSSLSQRWSPSGKKSIMQSRLETVSAAARLLNALQNKPPVVIQSSAIAIYGTSLEDTYDETSPAQVMDFPSGVVEAWEGAADEAYKGVRVVKLRTGVVLGNESGAFPKMKLPYMLGFGGKIGSGKQWLSWISLTDIVRLIDFCVQTPGIEGPVNATAPHPVTNEAFGKMIGRVYHRPHWFPIPAFLLKTAVGELSEILLKGQRVLPSKALEHGFTFTYPTLQPALEHLKGE
- a CDS encoding DUF2621 domain-containing protein; translation: MFSKSSLGLLSATPSNWFMNSIAFWTFVLLGCMCIGGYFMFRKFLKVLPKADGKSKLDWQNYWVERSRPLWSDEMKAFLDQLVQPVPSPFRDIAKHSIAAEIGKIAVESHAPEVTREHCIRGYIVATPRRDNRFLISFLEKNGIDYSLYQHLIK
- a CDS encoding deoxyribonuclease IV; protein product: MLKIGSHVSCADKGLLSAANEANEYGSTSFMIYTGAPQNTRRKPIESMYPAEGKQAMKDNGVEEIVVHAPYIINLGSYKDSTYQLAVDFLQEEIRRTHALEVKHIVLHPGAYTDKDAEYGVQRIADGLNEVLGGTNETEVHIALETMAGKGTEVGRSFEEIASIIDKVVHNERLSICLDTCHIHDAGYDIVGDLDGVLQQFDQIIGLSRLGVIHINDSKNPRGAGKDRHTPIGSGYIGFETINKVVHHEALAGLPFILETPWIGKDAKKLRPMYEVEIALLRGTVAERFGAEFLNEVEELHAFFAKQEFDPRQYVLNVWELLKNDAKAKKADPREPLERLYDTVAAAQLFPQLSEEAVNQRLIAWLAGKQLLVNA
- the purU gene encoding formyltetrahydrofolate deformylase translates to MELHVKREHSLSGQYPNRARMLISCPDGPGIVAAVSQFLYQHGANIVQSDQYTMDPDGGMFFMRVEFDLPKLAERIDEVRSVFSGVAERFKMNWQIFNVSQKKRLAIFVSKEDHCLVELLWQWQAGDLDADIALVVSNHTDMQAYVESFGIPFYHIPVTADTKAEAEQHQLKVIGDDIDVIILARYMQIISPSFIEHYRHRIINIHHSFLPAFVGGKPYAQAYQRGVKIIGATAHYVTEELDGGPIIEQDVQRVSHSDDVNELKRIGRTIERVVLARAVKWHIEDRILVHHNKTVVFN
- a CDS encoding P-loop NTPase family protein; amino-acid sequence: MKIFSFGMDQLTVNEIKLAGFTVVTQNVLPEPSQTQGQMLMVTSEQVPVTALSELRQGYPNSSILYVYRQKGVRSYQAIHMFCESLGIFFIPPRSTSSAIVEKLRYILEEEREERGNLVGFFGSGPGIGCTSVAKLFARRIAAAGQRVILLGLDLYDPGFDRKTAISLDRLRPRMTGKMLQPADFEGLVKQEGYAYLPGNFDFLSVQDYQEEEIEYLLAQAAENADVVVADFGSVPESAAWYVGMQKSALRLIVTHPRHEYRLQPLMELAGHMDLYPQDFQWIINRSNVEEMTSPKNLALRFGSEILLELPYYQPFQDSLPLGKRELQHVDDKVHALLVSLGLAPEARKKGIFQ
- a CDS encoding P-loop NTPase family protein gives rise to the protein MIEYRQEVLRAKWNQAQIQREEQGMGQIHKAIWLPNPQDNRRLFSLKQSVLRTSRPGKDDFYGFLQKMKSDMNAELEREDDGYFELNAKALIGDPQAVSFFMNEIEKYLRKTPFTGKVPEAYGTAAEALFHEWKGFGPAYRWFTDRAYSESTGLQMIGRQIFYNHRGKFVVYPYEMPSLDRVEQLKRSLLKSDPDKKLNKDNPSVEFKMDDPLWPGRFIRLAIWVSPRVWEGFTTISLRRQVVEFLDLEDQAGTGCIPAEAIELIRALSGTFRNTIIAGAVGSGKTTFANTVVGEQLLGSSSCMGVVMIEKHPESILPYQIKGHRIIPIQAANEELMEVGVESLRHDPNILYMTEMRYNEWEFYLWSGEKGYDGITGTFHTVDSEDIPYQGAFAVSTRIGGSLKGHLISALKSCELVFILESVADGKKRLARISEVYYDEAANSVFANDLMRWEEEQSAWSYNDKLTAGLMRKMKKKNPRASRVLLQELGHLAAQKPMDEPLKESLKSKIVLNE